The genomic region TTGAACAATTTATAGTTTATATCCAAAATAAGTCCAAATTATCAGAATTGATTGATAAAATTCAGCAGGAGCTAGGTAAGGAAAAATTCATACAAAATCAGCATTTTTTAGCCATACATGCCAATATATCAGCAGTAGAAAAAGAAGAAGTTAAAAAATATCAGAAAACAGCAAAAGTTGTATTTATGACTGCTTCTGGAAGTCGGGGATTATCCTTTCCTAAAGCCAAGCATATATTGGTAGAGATTCCTAAATTTGAAATTGAGAAAAATCTCATGGAAATAATTCAGGTAATTTACAGAGGGAGAGGAGAAGATGATATTGACAATCAAGATAAGTATATCAATTTCTATTTAGCAGAACGTTCGTTTTACTATGGTGATCAAATGGAGATAGCGGTGAGAGAAAATTGCCTCAGTTTATTAAATCTGCTACTAATTCTCAAAGCATCCATCATGACCAGAATTCAAGGTTATGGCTCTCTGGGGAAGAAAAATTATATTCTGATTCCTATTGGTGGAAAGTCAGTCTTTGCAGCGGGAGATTCCTTTGCTAGTAAAATCGAAAATCTAATTACCCAACTTAAAAGAGAATATAGTTATAACAAAAGTCATACTTGCTTACGAGATGTCTATATGAAACTAGAATCATTAATGAGTAGAGCTAAATTCACTGCTAGCAAGAGTGAACAAGAGAGTTATTTAAAAATTCAGGAAAGCTTTAACAGCAAATTTGCCGATTCTGCTAAAACATTAGACCAGCTATTGGATTTTGTTCCCTTGGAATTGGCTTATATTAGTGGTGGATTATTGATTGTTCCCTGTTCCCAAATTCGACAGTCCTATTCCATGCTGTTTTTAGAAATTCAAAAATATGCTAACCAAGAACTCTTAGACAAACTAAAAAAGATTAGTTCCAATCCCAGTTATCCAGAAAATCTCACCTCAGCGGTAAAAGATGGTATAGAATTGGTGGAAAAACTAATTAATGCACCTAAAAAAAGTCAAAAGTATGATCAATATCAGGAAAATCCACAAGCGGATCAGTACTATGCTTTTCCTCTGTTTGCGTTTATTAGTGGTGAGGTGATGAAACAATACTTTGAAACTCACCCTCAAGAACCGGAGGATATGCGATTTAAAGATATATTGTCTACTTATATTCGCTCTTTGTATCCTGTAACTAATATTTTACCCATAGGACATACTTATGAAGAATTTCCCTTTATCGTATTCAACAGTTATAGCTTAGACGAAATACGACATAAATTGTTTACAGAGAAATACCTGTTGAACTCCCAAGAGTTAAATGTTTTGAGTTTAATTCTCTCCTCTAAATAGAAATAAATAGAAAAAATCTAAATACGAACTGAAAAACCCCTTTCCCTGAGAACTGCGGGTTTGATTGTTCTTATAACCCACTTGAATTCCCTCTGGGAAGTGAAATTAATGGAAACAAGTAGTTGACATAATAATAATATTTGTGGCAAGATATATTATTAAGAACACTTCCCTTTGGGAAGTAGAATTAATGGAAACAATTTAGCAACGTCATCCGCCATTGGTCTACCATCTAGAACACTTCCCTCTGGGAAGTGAAATTAATGGAGACAATTTGCTAGCAAACTTTTCAGTAATGATCTTAAACCCGACCAATTCCCTCTGGGGAGTAGAACTATTTAGCGATCGCCTAGTAGCAGGTTGCTTTCCGCACTAACGCAGTGTTAATCAATTGGTACGACTTGGAGACGTAACCCAAGTGATTGTAAGACCTTAAGAGTTAGAGGTATATCAGGTTTCTAGAGCTAAAAAAAATTTTTTGTGCTGGACATTTAGCAAATCTTGTGATATATTATAAATGTAAGCCTAAAACGCATGGGTCCGTCACGGTTTCGACAGGTTGGCGAAAGCTACTCTGTGATTCAGGTCGAGAGTGAGTCTCCTCTCGCAAATCAAAGGCTCAAAACAACGTAAATGCGAACAATATCGTAAAATTTGCTCGTAGGGAAGCCCTAGTTGCTGCCTAATAACCTCTTATAGGTCCGAGCGTCTCTGGTGTGACTCCGTTAAGGACTAGAGACCTAACCCCAACGGATGCTCTAACAAGTGTTCTCTGGTTGGCTTGTTAGCTAAGACTTAATCAGAGCATCCTACGTTCGGGATAATGAACGATTCCAGCTTTGAGGGTAAGAAAAGCTAAACCTGTGAGTGAGCGGGGGGTCAATACCCAATTTGGACAGCAGTTCGACTCTGCTCGGATCCACTTAGTTAGTTGAAACATTCAGATATGTGACTGGAGGATAAAATCCTCCAGTCCTTTTTATTTACTTGGTACTAGCCAATGTTAGATACGTATGGACTGGTCAGTTTGTCTAACTGCTGTATTAACAAACTGAGGAATAAGCCTACATCTGTTACTACACCTACAGACTCAACTGAACCGCGATCGCTCAACTTGGTGACTACTGCTGGGTTGATATCCACACACACCATTCTAACTCCTGCAGGGGTCATATTGCCCACTCCAATGGAATGGAGCATGGAAGATAGCATTAAAATCATTTCTGCTCCCTGAATGACTTTAGTATATTCCTGTTGAGCTAAGATGAGATTCATTTGGGTATCTGGTAAAGGTCCATCATCTCTAATGGATCCTGCCAGGACGAAAGGAACATCGTTTTTCACACATTCATACATGACACCACCAGTAATTACCCCAGCATCCACTGCTCTGGCAATGCTACCAAAACGGCGTATGGCATTAATTACTTTCAAGTGATGTCTATGACCACCCCGTACTGCTATACCTCGTTTCATGTCCACACCGAGAGATGTTCCCATCATGTTCTGCTCGATGTCGTGAACTGCGATCGCATTTCCACCCAGAAGTCCTTGAATATAACCTTCACGAATTAATCTAGCCAGATGTTCTCCACCACCGGTATGAATTACCACTGGTCCTGCGGTGACCACTACCTTACCACCAGCATCACGAATTTTGCGTAATTCCCAGGCCACTTGCTCAACCACCAGTTCCACTCGTTTTTCGCTGGAAACACCGGAGGACATAAAACTAAATTCTTGAGCATTGCGTTGCTCGCGGGATTCGGTTTTACGGATGCTGCGAATACCTTGAACATCAACTACTACTTGCTCTCCAATTTCCAGATCCCGCAAAATCTTACATTTTGCCACCATTCCATTGGGTGTTTGAGAAATGGCGATCGCTCCGTCCATGCGTTGATTTTCTACTTTGAACCACAGGCCGTTTATCCTAACTTCTGTGGGATAAATTGTGCTGACATAAAAGTCATCAGGGGCGACTCCCGCTTGTAATACGGGTTCTAGTTTAGCGTCTTTTTCATCCTGAGGTAAATCCACCGCACCCAGATCAATCAAGTTGGAGAAGATTCCTTCCATCACATCATGAGATGGTGCAGAAACCTTGACTTCTGCTGCGGAGGTACTTTGACGCTGCTCTCCCAAATTAAAGTTGAGGACTTGGAAGCTTCCTCCCATGTCCACAATTAAATCCAAAGCTCGGTTGATTAATCCTGCATCTAGCAAATGTCCTTCCAATCGAATTATTCTACTTTCCACCTGGGTTGTAGCATGTACCTCTTCTCTTACAGGTTCTGTCACTCTCAGAGTTAGACATTTGGATGCACCACCAGCTTTGAGGAACTCAGTTAAAGGAGTTTCAATAACTTGAAAACCAACTTCAGCTAACTTTAATTTTAGCTCATCGCTGGCTTTGTTCATAATCACGATGTGATCAATATTAACCGCATTACAAGCAAAGTTGACCGCATCCTTTTCCTCAATGGCAATGCGTTTTTCCAAAGCTACCCGCATTTCAATCACTCGATTAGAGTAGGAATCAAACGCACCGGGATAGTACAGCAAATAGCCATTTGCAAGGGGACAAAAACAGGTGTCCAGATGGTAGAATCTATCATCTATCAACCGTAGGGAAATCACCTCAATATCTAACCACTTAGCCAAATAGGGGTGGGAATCCAGCTCAGAACGGAAACCATACCCCGCCCATAACCAACGCCCCTCTCGGTCTAACAGTGCATCACCAGCACCTTCAAATGGTAAATCCTTAGGCAAAACTTGGACATTATAACCGTTGTTTTCAAACCATTGTTGGAAGTACGGTTCTTCTCCCTGACGCTCTTTATGTAGAAAGCGACTGAGAACCACATTCTCGCCTAAAACCAATCCCGCATTCGCTGTAAACACCATGTCTGGCCAACCCTTCGCTGGTGTGACTAAATCTACAATAGCGTGATCTTTGATTACTTTGTATAATTTATTCCACTGCTCCACAGCGCGATCGCGGGATGACTTATGGATATTGCCTTCCATCCAGGGGTTAATTACGTAGTCCACGTCGTAGTGGTCGGGGGCGCACATTAAAAATCGAATTGGGGAAACCATAAAAATTTTACTTTTCTTTTCACTAATCTCTGTTCAATACAAGCTTTTAGACTTGGCTGTCTGTCACATCTGTTACTTAATTACCACCTTTGGAGCATAAGTCAACTGTCTTAACCGCATAATTAATCCTTTTTTGGATTACTAGGTTAGCATTTAAGTTGTTTTAATTGATTGTGCCATTAGCCAACATATTTTATAGTATAGGACTTTGTTCGGGTGAGCTGATTGAGTTCATAATTTTGTTAACATTTTAGGCTGAATAACAAATGTACATTGCCAGTTTGTATAAATATAGTTATCATTTCATAAATTAACTAAACTAGAAGACCTCTGGGAACATCCCTGGAAAGACCTTAATTTAGTTAGTGATTCAAATTCTACCAGGAGGAGTTTCCCTTGTCTCGACGCTATTTATTTACCTCCGAGTCTGTTACTGAAGGACACCCAGATAAAATCTGTGATCAAATCTCCGATACAATTCTGGATGCTTTATTAACGGAAGACCCTACCAGTCGGGTAGCAGCAGAGGTAGTTGTTAATACCGGATTAGTGTTAATTACTGGTGAAATTACCACTAAAGCTAACGTCAACTTCGTGCATTTAGCTCGTAAGAAAATTGCGGAAATCGGATATACGGATGCAGTCAACGGTTTTTCTGCTAATAGCACCAGTGTACTTTTAGCTATAGATGAACAGTCACCTGACATTGCCCAAGGTGTAAACACTGCCCATGAAACCCGTACTCAGGATAGTGAAGAACAATTTGATAAGATCGGGGCTGGTGATCAAGGACTAATGTTCGGTTTTGCATGTAATGAAACACCCGAACTCATGCCCTTACCCATTAGTTTGGCTCACCGCATTGCCCGTAGATTGGCAGCTGTCAGAAAAACTGGAGATTTGCCATATCTACGTCCCGATGGCAAAACCCAAGTTACCGTAGTTTACGAAGATGGTAAACCTGTAGGTATAGATACCATCTTGATTTCCACTCAGCATACACCTAATATTGGGGATATTACGGATGAGGCTGGCGTGCAAGCCAAGATCAAGCAGGATTTGTGGACTTTAGTGGTAGAACCTGTATTTGGTGATATTACTGTCAAGCCAGACCAAACTACCCGGTTTTTGGTTAATCCCACCGGTAAATTTGTTATTGGTGGCCCTCAAGGGGATTCTGGACTAACGGGAAGAAAAATCATTGTTGACACCTATGGTGGTTATTCTCGCCATGGTGGTGGTGCTTTCTCCGGTAAGGATCCCACTAAGGTAGACCGCTCTGCCGCATACGCAGCACGCTACGCAGCAAAGAATATTGTTGCTGCCGGACTGGCCGAAAAGTGCGAAGTCCAGTTAAGTTATGCTATTGGTGTAGCTAGACCTGTGAGTATTTTTGTAGATACTTTTGGTACTAGCAAGGTGGATGATGAAGTTTTACTGCAATTAGTCAAAGATCACTTTGAACTACGTCCTGCAGGAATCATCCACGCCTTTAATCTAAGGAATTTACCCAGTGAGAGGGGCGGACGTTTTTATCAGGATGTCGCAGCTTATGGTCACTTGGGACGTTCTGATCTGGACTTACCATGGGAGCGTACTGATAAGGCAGCCGTTCTTAAGCAAGCAGCCAGTGAGTATGTTAATTCACCTGTTTCTAGCTTGAGGTAAAATCAACTTGCCTCAACTAGTTTGGGGCAAGTTTAACCTAATTATACCTAGTCCCAGTCAGGGATCTGTCCGTCTTCTCCACCAACACCAATGGCAGTGTTATAGATTTGGGCGTCAGTAATGGTAAGGTTATTCATAGATGCTTGATAAACATTAGAATCATTAATCACAGCACTAGTGAAATTGGCACCGTTGAGATTGGCCCGTTTCATGTTTACATTGGTAACGAAGGCAGATGTTAAATTGGCACCTGATAAATTGGCTCCTGTTAGGTCAGCTCCTTCTAAGTTGACACTTGTTAGGTCAGCTCCTTGGAGATTTGCACCCCGTAGGTCTGCACCAATCAGGTGAGAACCGCTCAGGTTGACCCGAGACAGCTGGCATTTCTGACACTCACCAGTGGATAAAAGTTTTTGTAGATCGCGATTGTTGCCAGCATTAACCGAGCTAACAAACAATAGGGGAGCCACCAGGGCTATAGTAGCTAAAAGTTCACGTTTCATAATTCCCCTTCCTTTATATTTACATCCTCACATTTCTATTGTCTCATGAAATAGAGCAGAAATGATATTTTATATCACCAGTTGGGTGTAATGTTATGGTATTTAGTTATTTAACCTGTAACCCTTACTCTACAACAGTTTTATCTATCTGGGACTGCTAATTGCACTACATTAAATGTTGTTAACTCATATGTTAACTAATTTTAAGTTTACTGTCAACTGCTATATGTGGGGACAGACTACCCAGATTTTACCTATCAACCTTTTCCTAAGCGTCCTGGCTAAAGCTATACATACTAATTATTCGGATTAACTATCTGGTTTAACTAGGTCTAGGAAATCCGGTTTGATCGCCAGTAGTTAAGCTTCCCTGTTTTTCTACACCAGGGACTTTATGAAGAATCCATAAGCTGTTATGCAGTGTATAAGTAAG from Cylindrospermopsis curvispora GIHE-G1 harbors:
- the argZ gene encoding bifunctional arginine dihydrolase/ornithine cyclodeaminase; its protein translation is MVSPIRFLMCAPDHYDVDYVINPWMEGNIHKSSRDRAVEQWNKLYKVIKDHAIVDLVTPAKGWPDMVFTANAGLVLGENVVLSRFLHKERQGEEPYFQQWFENNGYNVQVLPKDLPFEGAGDALLDREGRWLWAGYGFRSELDSHPYLAKWLDIEVISLRLIDDRFYHLDTCFCPLANGYLLYYPGAFDSYSNRVIEMRVALEKRIAIEEKDAVNFACNAVNIDHIVIMNKASDELKLKLAEVGFQVIETPLTEFLKAGGASKCLTLRVTEPVREEVHATTQVESRIIRLEGHLLDAGLINRALDLIVDMGGSFQVLNFNLGEQRQSTSAAEVKVSAPSHDVMEGIFSNLIDLGAVDLPQDEKDAKLEPVLQAGVAPDDFYVSTIYPTEVRINGLWFKVENQRMDGAIAISQTPNGMVAKCKILRDLEIGEQVVVDVQGIRSIRKTESREQRNAQEFSFMSSGVSSEKRVELVVEQVAWELRKIRDAGGKVVVTAGPVVIHTGGGEHLARLIREGYIQGLLGGNAIAVHDIEQNMMGTSLGVDMKRGIAVRGGHRHHLKVINAIRRFGSIARAVDAGVITGGVMYECVKNDVPFVLAGSIRDDGPLPDTQMNLILAQQEYTKVIQGAEMILMLSSMLHSIGVGNMTPAGVRMVCVDINPAVVTKLSDRGSVESVGVVTDVGLFLSLLIQQLDKLTSPYVSNIG
- the metK gene encoding methionine adenosyltransferase, with amino-acid sequence MSRRYLFTSESVTEGHPDKICDQISDTILDALLTEDPTSRVAAEVVVNTGLVLITGEITTKANVNFVHLARKKIAEIGYTDAVNGFSANSTSVLLAIDEQSPDIAQGVNTAHETRTQDSEEQFDKIGAGDQGLMFGFACNETPELMPLPISLAHRIARRLAAVRKTGDLPYLRPDGKTQVTVVYEDGKPVGIDTILISTQHTPNIGDITDEAGVQAKIKQDLWTLVVEPVFGDITVKPDQTTRFLVNPTGKFVIGGPQGDSGLTGRKIIVDTYGGYSRHGGGAFSGKDPTKVDRSAAYAARYAAKNIVAAGLAEKCEVQLSYAIGVARPVSIFVDTFGTSKVDDEVLLQLVKDHFELRPAGIIHAFNLRNLPSERGGRFYQDVAAYGHLGRSDLDLPWERTDKAAVLKQAASEYVNSPVSSLR
- a CDS encoding pentapeptide repeat-containing protein, yielding MKRELLATIALVAPLLFVSSVNAGNNRDLQKLLSTGECQKCQLSRVNLSGSHLIGADLRGANLQGADLTSVNLEGADLTGANLSGANLTSAFVTNVNMKRANLNGANFTSAVINDSNVYQASMNNLTITDAQIYNTAIGVGGEDGQIPDWD